The following proteins come from a genomic window of Nicotiana tomentosiformis chromosome 12, ASM39032v3, whole genome shotgun sequence:
- the LOC138902551 gene encoding uncharacterized protein gives MTMRVGDRVEVFNVYKALRLPAHYEELSMISMMKSDATSLVPYMSPIDPLERALIGDEEDGEDEMMEEIEQVLDMSCCYIHGFGRFEELDRHVTLTPPKLSIEEAPKIELKPLSTHLRYAYLENSETLPLIISSSLTNAQEKKILKVLREHKKAIEWIIANIKGISPSICMHKIFLEDGHRPCVEHQRRLNPIIKEVVKKEVIKWLDAGIIFPISDSNWTVICPKDQEKTIFTCPYGTFSFKCMPFVLCNAPATFQRCMMAIFTDMVEKFVEVFMDDFSVFGSSYDDCLKNLSKVLDGYEETNLVLNWEKFHYGAGRLLEKDVTFNFDDACLKAFEELKKKLVAAPIIAAPDWSLQLELMCDASDHAIGAVLCQRKDMVFYSIYYAKEGGEIKEAIPYEQLFAITQDPSPWYANYVNYLVSGVLHPEIESEARKRFLHDVNFYYWDEPYLYKQCADQLMRRFIPVNEVELDLYDCHASPYGGHRGGDRTAAKIQVLLLVSDANDWTRYSGNFKVPSWMNQVLWAQFGLGSHNQSKSRPQSSLYSTSIQFLEGNPKGGKHNS, from the exons ATGACGATGAGAGTCGGTGATCGAGTGGAGGTATTCAATGTGTATAAAGCACTCAGATTGCCAGCCCACTATGAAGAGCTATCCATGATTTCTATGATGAAAAGTGATGCTACGTCATTGGTGCCTTATATGAGCCCCATAGATCCTCTTGAACGAGCTTTGATTGGGGATGAAGAAGACGGCGAGGATGAgatgatggaagaaattgagcaagTACTTGACATGTCTTGCTGTTATATCCATGGGTTTGGGAGATTTGAGGAGTTGGACAGGCATGTCACTCTGACCCCTCCTAAGCTAtctattgaagaagctccaaagatAGAACTTAAGCCCCTTTCAACGCATCTGCGCTATGCTTATTTGGAGAACTCTGAGACATTGCCATTGATTATCTCATCCAGCTTGACTAATgcacaagaaaaaaaaatactcaaAGTACTTCGCGAACATAAAAAGGCTATTGAGTGGATAATTGCTAACATCAAGGGAATCAGTCCATCgatttgcatgcataaaatctttCTGGAAGATGGACACCGCCCCTGTGTTGAGCACCAAAGGAGATTAAATCCCATTATAAAAGAAGTCGTGAAAAAGGAAGTAATCAAGTGGCTCGATGCAGGTATCATCTTTCCTATCTCTGACAGCAACTGG ACTGTCATATGCCcaaaggatcaggaaaagaccatTTTTACTTGTCCTTATGGCACTTTTTCCTTCAAGTGTATGCCGTTTGTTCTTTGTAACGCACCAGCCACTTTTCAGAGAtgcatgatggctattttcaccgatatggtggaaaaATTTGtggaagtctttatggatgatttttcagtCTTTGGATCCTCTTATGACGACtgtttgaagaatttgagcaaGGTGTTAGATGGTTATGAAGAAACAAATCTAGTGTTGAACTGGGAAAAGTTTCATTATGGTGCAGGAAG GTTGCTTGAAAAGGACGTAACTTTCAATTTTGATGACGCCTGCCTGAAGGCATTTGAAGAGCTCAAAAAGAAGTTGGTGGCTGCCCCCATTATTGCGGCACCAGATTGGTCCTTACAATTGGAActtatgtgtgatgcaagtgaccatgCTATTGGGGCAGTGCTATGCCAGAGAAAAGATATGGTGTTTTATTCCATCTACTATGCGA AGGAGGGTGGAGAAATTAAAGAGGCAATTCCTTATGAGCAACTTTTTGCTATCACCCAAGACCCTTCCCCATGGTACGCGAACTATGTGAACTATCTTGTGAGTGGGGTACTTCATCCTGAAATTGAATCTGAAGCTAGAAAGAggtttttacatgatgtgaacttCTACTACTGGGATGAGCCATACTTGTACAAGCAGTGTGCTGATCAGTTGATGAGGAGATTTATTCCAGTAAATGAGGTGGAATTAGATTTATATGATTGTCATGCATCACCTTATGGGGGCCATCGTGGAGGTGATAGAACAGCTGCAAAG atccaagtacttctgcTCGTGTCGGACGCCAATGATTGGACTAGATATTCTGGAAactttaag GTACCCTCTTGGATGAATCAGGTTCTTTGGGCGCAGTTTGGACTTGGTAGTCACAACCAGTCAAAGTCCCGGCCCCAAAGTAGTCTTTATAGTACAAGCATCCAATTTCTTGAGGGAAACCCTAAAGGCGGCAAGCACAATAGTTAA